Proteins encoded within one genomic window of Oryza brachyantha chromosome 7, ObraRS2, whole genome shotgun sequence:
- the LOC102705267 gene encoding uncharacterized protein LOC102705267 isoform X1 produces MAPAIGIALLLLLLPPPAAPFSIDFFPASPSPPRLALSGAASLRPTAVSMASPTARLQLTDPVALGPAFSTYFSFSLSPPLGPGSFAFFLTPAAVHHPLLLALVYDSAGRVRLDLAGHTVAASTQAHPSAHLHSWIHYNATSATLQLRLSATSRRPALPLLTLHPLPPSALLLLRTKPMIAGFTSSAANCTLFAWAFRANSYPIMHMHSQPLDPAHLLTTPPPRRTPRPQHYPYPWGAALSLLFAAASGAMLTLFLLFVWYSLVARRRPVAPVTPSDVVYEKIVLVGVKDDDAAAPPLALAVPGSLERGRLRRSAGSGRVAGGRQARAVRPRQLDSIAGRGRRRPVLWRPRRRPVSGR; encoded by the exons ATGGCGCCCGCCATCGGCATTgctctcctgctgctgctgctgccgccgcccgccgccccctTCTCCATCGACTTCTTCCCGgcatccccctctccgccgcgcCTCGCCCTCTCAGGCGCCGCCTCCCTGCGCCCCACCGCAGTCTCCATGGCCTCCCCCACCGCCCGCCTCCAGCTCACCGACCCCGTTGCCCTCGGTCCCGCATTCTCCACCTACTTctctttctccctctctccccctcttggCCCTGGCTCCTTCGCCTTCTTCCTCACCCCCGCGGCCGTCCaccaccccctcctcctcgccctaGTCTACGATTCTGCCGGCCGCGTCCGCCTTGACCTCGCCGGCCACACGGTCGCCGCCTCCACTCAGGCCCACCCCTCTGCCCACCTACATTCCTGGATACACTACAATGCCACCTCCGCCACGCTCCAGCTCCGCCTCTCCGCTACCtcgcgccgccccgccctaccGCTGCTCACCCTGCACCcgctccctccctccgccctcctcctcctccggacCAAGCCCATGATCGCCGGcttcacctcctccgccgccaacTGCACCCTCTTCGCCTGGGCCTTCCGCGCCAACTCCTACCCAATCATGCACATGCACTCCCAGCCGCTCGATCCCGCCCACCTGCTCACCACGCCGCCCCCTCGCCGCACCCCTCGCCCGCAGCACTACCCTTACCCCTGGGGCGCTGCGCTCTCGCtgctcttcgccgccgcctctggtGCCATGCTCACATTATTCCTGCTCTTCGTCTGGTACTCCCTggtggcgcggcgccgccccgtCGCGCCAGTCACCCCGTCCGACGTCGTCTATGAGAAGATTGTGCTTGTTGGGGTCAAGGATGACGACGCCGCTGCTCCGCCTCTGGCTCTTGCTGTACCTG GTAGCTTGGAGCGCGGGCGACTGCGGCGATCAGCCGGCAGCGGACGAGTGGCGGGCGGCCGACAAGCTAGGGCAGTGCGACCGAGGCAGCTGGACAGCATAGctgggcgagggcggcggcggccggtctTGTGGCGGCCAAGGCGACGACCGGTCTCGGGGCGGTGA
- the LOC102705267 gene encoding uncharacterized protein LOC102705267 isoform X2 produces the protein MAPAIGIALLLLLLPPPAAPFSIDFFPASPSPPRLALSGAASLRPTAVSMASPTARLQLTDPVALGPAFSTYFSFSLSPPLGPGSFAFFLTPAAVHHPLLLALVYDSAGRVRLDLAGHTVAASTQAHPSAHLHSWIHYNATSATLQLRLSATSRRPALPLLTLHPLPPSALLLLRTKPMIAGFTSSAANCTLFAWAFRANSYPIMHMHSQPLDPAHLLTTPPPRRTPRPQHYPYPWGAALSLLFAAASGAMLTLFLLFVWYSLVARRRPVAPVTPSDVVYEKIVLVGVKDDDAAAPPLALAVPGNK, from the coding sequence ATGGCGCCCGCCATCGGCATTgctctcctgctgctgctgctgccgccgcccgccgccccctTCTCCATCGACTTCTTCCCGgcatccccctctccgccgcgcCTCGCCCTCTCAGGCGCCGCCTCCCTGCGCCCCACCGCAGTCTCCATGGCCTCCCCCACCGCCCGCCTCCAGCTCACCGACCCCGTTGCCCTCGGTCCCGCATTCTCCACCTACTTctctttctccctctctccccctcttggCCCTGGCTCCTTCGCCTTCTTCCTCACCCCCGCGGCCGTCCaccaccccctcctcctcgccctaGTCTACGATTCTGCCGGCCGCGTCCGCCTTGACCTCGCCGGCCACACGGTCGCCGCCTCCACTCAGGCCCACCCCTCTGCCCACCTACATTCCTGGATACACTACAATGCCACCTCCGCCACGCTCCAGCTCCGCCTCTCCGCTACCtcgcgccgccccgccctaccGCTGCTCACCCTGCACCcgctccctccctccgccctcctcctcctccggacCAAGCCCATGATCGCCGGcttcacctcctccgccgccaacTGCACCCTCTTCGCCTGGGCCTTCCGCGCCAACTCCTACCCAATCATGCACATGCACTCCCAGCCGCTCGATCCCGCCCACCTGCTCACCACGCCGCCCCCTCGCCGCACCCCTCGCCCGCAGCACTACCCTTACCCCTGGGGCGCTGCGCTCTCGCtgctcttcgccgccgcctctggtGCCATGCTCACATTATTCCTGCTCTTCGTCTGGTACTCCCTggtggcgcggcgccgccccgtCGCGCCAGTCACCCCGTCCGACGTCGTCTATGAGAAGATTGTGCTTGTTGGGGTCAAGGATGACGACGCCGCTGCTCCGCCTCTGGCTCTTGCTGTACCTGGTAACAAGTAG
- the LOC102705546 gene encoding endochitinase A-like isoform X2, producing MAPPRMNSSPPTSSSSSNSKSNKVTPAQVAFLVDRYLADNGFSASLAAFRSDAAHLFTKAAPVPPKGLLPLADILHDYVHLKESRLAVDSAMHAMHNLVSSYYLHHPPPTTPPSPPASSSSPPGPAPTLASPILRYTHTQTQTQTSSSSLVLHSHSHNASDATALPTSNKRKATKSAGKAASASKKTCTTSHPKGKTVACQPSTDNPDHNMLIPGSVAAQPPSALLKLPLQGSSVAKSLFRPLQSQSQSQSQAHSSPCTPQQSHSAQGRPAAYQTERPPSVLANAHAQQELPSSQCSIVSSKTVIVSPLKGAAYYAVERSYHVSSPLKSKSSSKREHVKGKLDFGTSDATPSSHEQICNHSPSSSEGEKQDEFGIDLTNFDIFDGDFSFSELLVDLDLDTEGFQCHDPSISAEVQRLDPVPRSDYVTAVPVLLGSAKPMSEDATEDINSQGPASVTSVRAITKRIKIVSPVKGRTAP from the exons ATGGCGCCGCCCAGGATGAACTCCTCTCCCcctacctcctcctcctcctccaacaGCAAGAGCAACAAGGTGACCCCCGCACAGGTGGCCTTCCTCGTCGACCGCTACCTCGCCGACAACGGCTtctccgcctccctcgccgccttcCGCTCCGATGCCGCCCACCTCTTCACCAAAGCCGCTCCCGTGCCCCCCAAgggcctcctccccctcgccgaCATCCTCCACGACTACGTCCACCTCAAGGAgtcccgcctcgccgtcgactcCGCCATGCACGCTATGCACAACCTCGTCTCCTCCTATTACCTCCACCACCCCCCTCCCACCACGCCGCCATCCCCGCCAGCATCCTCCTCATCGCCCCCAG GCCCTGCCCCTACACTTGCTTCGCCCATCCTACGCTACACGCACACGCAGACGCAGACGCAgacatcctcctcctcacttGTTCTCCACAGCCACAGCCACAACGCATCGGACGCCACCGCGCTGCCCACAAGCAACAAGAGGAAGGCTACAAAGTCTGCTGGCAAGGCGGCTTCTGCGTCCAAGAAAACCTGCACGACCTCACACCCCAAAG GAAAAACTGTAGCCTGTCAACCGTCAACTGATAACCCAGACCACAACATGCTAATCCCGGGCTCTGTTGCTGCTCAACCACCTTCCGCTCTGTTGAAGCTCCCTCTTCAGGGCTCTTCTGTTGCTAAAAGTTTGTTCAGGCCACTCCAGTCTCAGTCTCAGTCTCAGTCTCAAGCCCATTCTTCTCCATGCACACCTCAACAAAGCCATTCTGCACAAGGCAGGCCTGCTGCTTATCAAACAGAAAGACCGCCATCGGTGCTTGCAAACGCTCATGCCCAACAGGAGCTCCCTTCCTCTCAATGCTCCATAGTTTCCTCCAAGACTGTTATCGTCAGCCCTCTCAAAGGGGCTGCCTATTATGCTGTCGAGAGGAGTTACCATGTCAGCTCCCCCTTGAAATCAAAGTCCTCCTCCAAAAGGGAACATGTCAAAGGGAAGCTGGATTTCGGCACTTCTGATGCTACGCCATCTTCACATGAGCAGATTTGCAACCACTCCCCTAGCTCTTCTGAGGGAGAGAAGCAAGATGAATTTGGCATTGATCTcacaaattttgacatatttgATGGcgatttttcattttctgaGCTTCTTGTTGACTTAGATCTTGACACTGAAGGCTTTCAGTGCCACGACCCTTCCATCAGTGCTGAAGTTCAAAG ACTAGACCCTGTTCCAAGGAGTGACTATGTGACGGCAGTTCCAGTTTTACTAGGTTCTGCGAAGCCAATGTCAGAAGATGCCACCGAGGATATTAATTCACAAG GACCAGCATCAGTTACTTCTGTTAGAGCTATAACTAAGAGGATAAAGATTGTTAGCCCTG TTAAGGGCCGGACAGCACCTTAG
- the LOC102705546 gene encoding endochitinase A-like isoform X1, which yields MAPPRMNSSPPTSSSSSNSKSNKVTPAQVAFLVDRYLADNGFSASLAAFRSDAAHLFTKAAPVPPKGLLPLADILHDYVHLKESRLAVDSAMHAMHNLVSSYYLHHPPPTTPPSPPASSSSPPGPAPTLASPILRYTHTQTQTQTSSSSLVLHSHSHNASDATALPTSNKRKATKSAGKAASASKKTCTTSHPKGKTVACQPSTDNPDHNMLIPGSVAAQPPSALLKLPLQGSSVAKSLFRPLQSQSQSQSQAHSSPCTPQQSHSAQGRPAAYQTERPPSVLANAHAQQELPSSQCSIVSSKTVIVSPLKGAAYYAVERSYHVSSPLKSKSSSKREHVKGKLDFGTSDATPSSHEQICNHSPSSSEGEKQDEFGIDLTNFDIFDGDFSFSELLVDLDLDTEGFQCHDPSISAEVQRLDPVPRSDYVTAVPVLLGSAKPMSEDATEDINSQAGPASVTSVRAITKRIKIVSPVKGRTAP from the exons ATGGCGCCGCCCAGGATGAACTCCTCTCCCcctacctcctcctcctcctccaacaGCAAGAGCAACAAGGTGACCCCCGCACAGGTGGCCTTCCTCGTCGACCGCTACCTCGCCGACAACGGCTtctccgcctccctcgccgccttcCGCTCCGATGCCGCCCACCTCTTCACCAAAGCCGCTCCCGTGCCCCCCAAgggcctcctccccctcgccgaCATCCTCCACGACTACGTCCACCTCAAGGAgtcccgcctcgccgtcgactcCGCCATGCACGCTATGCACAACCTCGTCTCCTCCTATTACCTCCACCACCCCCCTCCCACCACGCCGCCATCCCCGCCAGCATCCTCCTCATCGCCCCCAG GCCCTGCCCCTACACTTGCTTCGCCCATCCTACGCTACACGCACACGCAGACGCAGACGCAgacatcctcctcctcacttGTTCTCCACAGCCACAGCCACAACGCATCGGACGCCACCGCGCTGCCCACAAGCAACAAGAGGAAGGCTACAAAGTCTGCTGGCAAGGCGGCTTCTGCGTCCAAGAAAACCTGCACGACCTCACACCCCAAAG GAAAAACTGTAGCCTGTCAACCGTCAACTGATAACCCAGACCACAACATGCTAATCCCGGGCTCTGTTGCTGCTCAACCACCTTCCGCTCTGTTGAAGCTCCCTCTTCAGGGCTCTTCTGTTGCTAAAAGTTTGTTCAGGCCACTCCAGTCTCAGTCTCAGTCTCAGTCTCAAGCCCATTCTTCTCCATGCACACCTCAACAAAGCCATTCTGCACAAGGCAGGCCTGCTGCTTATCAAACAGAAAGACCGCCATCGGTGCTTGCAAACGCTCATGCCCAACAGGAGCTCCCTTCCTCTCAATGCTCCATAGTTTCCTCCAAGACTGTTATCGTCAGCCCTCTCAAAGGGGCTGCCTATTATGCTGTCGAGAGGAGTTACCATGTCAGCTCCCCCTTGAAATCAAAGTCCTCCTCCAAAAGGGAACATGTCAAAGGGAAGCTGGATTTCGGCACTTCTGATGCTACGCCATCTTCACATGAGCAGATTTGCAACCACTCCCCTAGCTCTTCTGAGGGAGAGAAGCAAGATGAATTTGGCATTGATCTcacaaattttgacatatttgATGGcgatttttcattttctgaGCTTCTTGTTGACTTAGATCTTGACACTGAAGGCTTTCAGTGCCACGACCCTTCCATCAGTGCTGAAGTTCAAAG ACTAGACCCTGTTCCAAGGAGTGACTATGTGACGGCAGTTCCAGTTTTACTAGGTTCTGCGAAGCCAATGTCAGAAGATGCCACCGAGGATATTAATTCACAAG CAGGACCAGCATCAGTTACTTCTGTTAGAGCTATAACTAAGAGGATAAAGATTGTTAGCCCTG TTAAGGGCCGGACAGCACCTTAG
- the LOC102704992 gene encoding probable proline transporter 2, producing the protein MGDSDDKADMLQVSEDTAHQISVDPWYQVGFVLTTGVNSAYVLGYSASIMVPLGWIGGTCGLILAAAISMYANALLARLHEVGSKRHIRYRDLAGHIYGRKMYSLTWALQYINLFMINTGFIILAGQALKATYVLFRDDGVLKLPYCIALSGFVCALFAFGIPYLSALRIWLGFSTFFSLIYIAVAFVLSLRDGITTPAKDYTIPQSHSARIFTTIGAVANLVFAYNTGMLPEIQATIRPPVIKNMEKALWFQFAVGSLPFYAVTFMGYWAYGSSTSSFLLNSVKGPIWIKSVANLSTFLQTVIALHIFASPMYEFLDTRYGSGHGGPFAIHNIMFRVGVRGGYLTVNTLVAAMLPFLGDFMSLTGALSTFPLTFVLANHMYLMVKRNKLPTFQKFWHWLNVVVFSLLSIIAAVAALRLIMVDSSTYHLFADL; encoded by the exons ATGGGCGACTCCGATGACAAGGCTGACATGCTCCAGGTCTCCGAGGATACGGCGCACCAGATTAGCGTTG ATCCTTGGTATCAAGTTGGATTCGTTCTGACTACTGGGGTGAATAGTGCATATGTTCTGGGATACTCTGCATCAATCATGGTCCCGTTAGGCTGGATTGGTGGGACATGCGGCTTGATCCTAGCTGCCGCAATATCCATGTATGCTAATGCTCTCCTTGCTCGCCTTCATGAAGTTGGAAGCAAACGCCATATCAGATACAGAGATCTTGCTGGGCACATTTACG GTAGAAAAATGTATTCGCTTACATGGGCTCTCCAATATATTAATCTTTTCATGATCAACACTGGATTTATAATATTAGCTGGTCAAGCCCTGAAG GCAACATATGTATTGTTTAGGGATGATGGAGTTCTAAAGCTACCTTACTGTATAGCATTGTCCGGGTTTGTCTGTGCTCTTTTTGCCTTTGGAATTCCGTATCTCTCTGCTCTCAGGATATGGTTGGGATTCTCAACATTTTTCAGCCTCATCTATATTGCGGTGGCATTTGTTCTGTCACTTAGAGATG gGATAACCACACCTGCAAAGGATTATACTATTCCTCAATCACATTCAGCTAGAATCTTCACTACGATAGGTGCTGTAGCAAACCTCGTGTTTGCGTACAACACTGGAATGCTGCCAGAAATCCAA GCAACCATAAGGCCTCCTGTGATCAAGAACATGGAGAAGGCTCTATGGTTCCAATTCGCTGTCGGTTCGTTACCTTTTTATGCTGTGACCTTTATGGGCTATTGGGCTTATGGATCCTCAACATCGAGTTTTCTACTAAATAGTGTGAAAGGACCAATTTGGATAAAATCCGTGGCAAATTTGTCAACGTTTCTTCAGACCGTCATAGCATTACAT ATATTTGCAAGCCCAATGTATGAGTTCTTGGACACAAGGTACGGCAGCGGACATGGTGGCCCTTTTGCAATCCACAACATAATGTTCAGAGTGGGTGTCAGAGGAGGCTACCTGACTGTCAACACCTTGGTGGCTGCGATGCTCCCATTCCTTGGTGACTTCATGAGTTTGACAGGAGCTCTCAGCACCTTCCCCCTGACATTCGTTCTTGCAAATCACATGTACCTGATGGTGAAGAGGAACAAGCTGCCTACCTTCCAGAAATTCTGGCATTGGCTGAATGTTGTTGTGTTCAGCTTGTTGTCCATCATAGCTGCAGTTGCTGCGCTGAGGCTAATCATGGTCGATTCCAGTACTTACCATTTGTTTGCTGATTTGTGA
- the LOC102716375 gene encoding uncharacterized protein LOC102716375, protein MGSPPTPERPEASSGDDSRSGEQGDAEASTAQDAPHRPGPGPLRQQLLGACRADERLRPLLTLNLSCGAAEDRFISHLSQHFEASEVGLLARCLCVPLVALRVGKVDRHGPLLCPTAIRGKLSLGLLPSSSMRIIFAGDDGHSEQLALLNNDHEVSEVCIEEISADNTGRSFLIRISESKVLYYWCAEKSKKSGMHLLAKMKNLLQGRPTLSDLTGISNSRLDGFATHLHAYLLASSIGDVKSPGSLNDCLSASSPHDHYLQPSSVVSKSSRFRTSASNAGKASSVYQASLSPRSGAFKDGVPRMSCAKIAGRDKLKRRGDWLSSTGPVDANLSMPKIDNSDSVSEKCDGDCSENSASSPPLDLPLSFPLLPSLFPLATQYPLPMVSSEQPFKPYYCWCPPCPPSLQYSVTPLHIPVTSVEPLPLPPLSSLLSNDQPPSSTVSAKMDTTDLPSLNLPSILHDPLLHLPLPTSPLVSLHGSQVPTFTPLMSDPIVHVPVIDVCSSGQAYLVSCGASMSSTVPLLPSLKPLIPETESLVERSARETLMRLMASTPSASNSQLVNILPAVLTDVSKKNVKKHVGVHPGDRLLSSSCSINGLAVTEDETSVGDGAHATLAEYDDIGDPQHFQSI, encoded by the exons ATGGGCTCGCCCCCGACCCCAGAACGCCCCGAAGCCAGCAGCGGTGACGATTCCCGATCGGGGGAACAGGGGGACGCTGAGGCCTCTACGGCGCAGGACGCTCCTCACCGCCCGGGCCCGGGGCCTCTGCGCCAGCAGCTTCTCGGCGCCTGCCGCGCCGACGAACGCCTCAGACCCCTCCTCACCCTCAACCTCTCatgcggcgccgccgaggacCGCTTCATCTCCCACCTCTCGCAG CACTTCGAGGCGTCGGAGGTCGGCCTGCTCGCCAGGTGCCTCTGCGTTCCCCTCGTCGCTCTGCGCGTCGGCAAGGTCGACCGCCATGGTCCACTCCTCTGCCCAACTGCCATCAG AGGAAAGCTGAGCCTTGGTCTTCTGCCTTCATCGAGCATGCGCATTATCTTCGCTGGTGATGATGGTCACTCAGAGCAGCTAGCTCTCCTGAACAATGATCATGAAGTTTCCGAAGTTTGCATAGAAGAAATTTCAGCTGATAATACAGGACGTTCTTTCCTCATCAGGATTTCAGAATCTAAAGTTCTTTACTATTGGTGTGCTGAGAAGTCAAAGAAAAGTGGGATGCACCTTCTTGCGAAG ATGAAAAATCTACTGCAGGGGAGGCCAACACTCTCTGATCTCACAGGCATCTCAAATTCGCGACTTGATGGTTTTGCTACTCATCTACACGCTTATCTTCTTGCATCAAGTATTGGAGATGTTAAGTCGCCGGGGTCGCTCAATGATTGCCTGAGTGCTTCAAGCCCACATGATCACTATTTGCAGCCCTCATCAGTTGTTTCCAAGTCTTCACGGTTTCGTACCTCTGCATCTAATGCAGGAAAAGCAAGTTCTGTCTATCAGGCTAGTCTGAGTCCCAGATCTGGTGCTTTTAAAGATGGGGTGCCAAGGATGTCTTGTGCAAAGATTGCTGGAAGAGACAAGCTGAAGCGACGGGGGGACTGGTTGAGCTCAACTGGTCCAGTCGATGCAAATCTTTCGATGCCAAAGATTGACAACTCTGATTCCGTCAGTGAGAAGTGTGATGGGGACTGTTCAGAAAACAGTGCTAGTTCACCTCCTCTAGACTTGCCTCTTTCATTTCCCTTGTTGCCATCTCTGTTTCCTCTTGCAACTCAATATCCATTGCCTATGGTTTCCTCAGAGCAACCATTTAAGCCTTACTATTGCTGGTGCCCTCCATGCCCACCTTCACTGCAGTACAGTGTAACCCCTCTGCATATACCAGTTACATCTGTAGAACCACTACCCCTACCGCCTTTGAGTTCTCTGCTATCAAATGATCAGCCACCCAGTTCAACAGTTTCTGCCAAGATGGATACAACTGATCTGCCGTCACTTAATCTTCCATCAATACTGCATGATCCTTTGCTTCACCTGCCGCTTCCTACTTCACCACTTGTTTCCCTGCATGGTTCGCAAGTTCCAACATTCACACCATTGATGTCTGACCCCATTGTGCATGTCCCAGTTATTGATGTGTGCTCCTCTGGTCAGGCTTACCTGGTGAGTTGCGGGGCTTCTATGTCTTCAACTGTTCCCCTGCTCCCTAGCCTGAAGCCCCTGATACCAGAAACAGAATCTTTAGTTGAGAGAAGCGCCAGGGAAACACTAATGAGGCTTATGGCTTCAACACCATCTGCAAGTAATTCCCAGCTGGTGAACATTCTCCCTGCAGTCCTTACTGATGTGTCCAAAAAGAAT GTGAAGAAGCATGTTGGCGTCCATCCAGGCGACAGACTCTTGAGTTCATCTTGTAGTATCAATGGGCTTGCTGTCACGGAGGACGAGACATCTGTTGGAGATGGCGCTCATGCAACTCTTGCCGAATATGATGATATCGGAGATCCGCAGCACTTTCAGAGCATTTAA
- the LOC102704718 gene encoding protein NRT1/ PTR FAMILY 8.2-like, producing the protein MPATTTDGTTDHGGKPAVRSKTGTWRACPFILGNECCERLAYYGMSSNLVNYMVDRLRQGNAAAAASVNNWSGTCYVMPLVGAFVADAYLGRYRTIAAFMALYILGLALLTITASVPGIKPPYCGGAVAPSAPCGPSGAQTAAFFVALYLIALGTGGIKPCVSSFGADQFDDADPREHRSKASFFNWFYMSINAGALVASSMLVWVQMNIGWGWGFGIPAIAMAVAVASFLLGSKLYRHQKPGGSPLTRMLQVVVAAARKSRVVALPADAALLYEGEGDNKTSCSGRRRVAHTDQFRWLDRAAVVTAEDGGGPWRLCPVTQVEELKTVVRLLPVWASGIVMSAVYGQMSTMFVLQGNTLDPRMGASFKIPSASLSIFDTLSVIAWVPVYDRLIVPAARRFTGHPRGFTQLQRMGIGLVISVFSMVAAGVLEVVRLRVAAAHGMLDSTDYLPISIFWQVPQYFIIGAAEVFAFIGQIDFFYDQAPDDMRSMCTALSLTSSALGNYLSTLLLVIVTAVSTRGGGVGWIPDNLNRGHLDYFFWLLAVLSTVNFLVYLWIAKWYRCKTAATTTAASDEADAQNA; encoded by the coding sequence atgccggcgacgacgaccgacggcACGACGGACCACGGCGGCAAACCGGCGGTAAGGAGCAAGACTGGGACGTGGCGGGCGTGCCCGTTCATCCTGGGCAACGAGTGCTGCGAGCGCCTGGCCTACTACGGCATGAGCTCCAACCTCGTCAACTACATGGTCGACCGCCTCCGCCAgggcaacgccgccgccgccgccagcgtcAACAACTGGTCCGGCACATGCTACGTCATGCCCCTCGTCGGGGCcttcgtcgccgacgcctACCTCGGTCGCTACCGCACCATCGCCGCATTCATGGCGCTCTACATTCTCGGCCTCGCGCTCCTCACCATCACTGCCTCCGTGCCCGGCATCAAGCCGCCCTACTGCGGAGGCGCAGTCGCACCCTCCGCTCCGTGCGGGCCCTCCGGCGCCCAGACCGCCGCCTTCTTCGTCGCGCTTTACCTCATCGCCCTGGGCACCGGCGGGATCAAGCCCTGCGTCTCCTCCTTTGGCGCCGACCAGTTCGACGACGCCGACCCGCGGGAGCACCGGAGCAAGGCCTCCTTTTTCAACTGGTTCTACATGTCCATAAACGCTGGCGCCCTGGTCGCATCATCGATGCTCGTCTGGGTGCAGATGAACATCGGCTGGGGATGGGGCTTCGGCATCCCAGCGATCGCCATggcagtcgccgtcgccagcttCCTCCTGGGAAGCAAGCTCTACAGGCATCAGAAGCCGGGGGGCAGCCCGCTCACCAGGATGCTGCAGGTGGTCGTGGCCGCAGCCAGGAAGTCACGAGTGGTGGCGCTGCCCGCggacgccgccctcctctaCGAGGGCGAGGGGGACAACAAGACCTCCTGCAGCGGCCGGAGGCGGGTGGCGCACACGGACCAGTTCAGGTGGCTTGaccgggcggcggtggtgacggccgaggacggcggcggcccctGGCGGCTGTGCCCGGTGACGCAGGTGGAGGAGCTCAAGACGGTGGTGCGGCTGCTGCCGGTGTGGGCGAGCGGCATCGTGATGTCGGCGGTGTACGGGCAGATGAGCACCATGTTCGTGCTGCAGGGCAACACGCTGGACCCTCGCATGGGCGCCTCCTTCAAGATCCCCTCCGCCTCGCTCTCCATCTTCGACACCCTCAGCGTCATCGCCTGGGTCCCCGTCTACGATCGCCTCAtcgtccccgccgcccgccgcttcACCGGCCACCCGCGCGGCTTCACTCAGCTCCAGCGCATGGGCATCGGCCTCGTCATCTCCGTCTTCTCCATGGTCGCCGCCGGGGTGCTCGAGGTGGtgcgcctccgcgtcgccgccgcccacggcATGCTCGACTCCACAGACTATCTGCCCATCTCCATCTTCTGGCAGGTGCCGCAGTACTTCATCATCGGCGCCGCTGAGGTGTTCGCCTTCATCGGCCAGATCGACTTCTTCTACGACCAGGCGCCGGACGACATGCGCAGCATGTGCACCGCCCTGTCGCTCACCTCGTCGGCGCTCGGAAACTACCTCAGCACGCTGCTCCTAGTCATCGTCACGGCCGTCTCCACAaggggtggcggcgtcggctggATCCCCGACAACCTCAACCGCGGCCACCTCGACTACTTCTTCTGGCTGCTCGCCGTGCTCAGTACCGTCAACTTCCTCGTCTACCTATGGATCGCCAAGTGGTACAGGTGCAAGacggccgccaccaccaccgcggcTAGTGATGAAGCAGACGCCCAAAACGCTTGA